The following DNA comes from Pongo pygmaeus isolate AG05252 chromosome 9, NHGRI_mPonPyg2-v2.0_pri, whole genome shotgun sequence.
TATTAGGAACTGTCTTAGGAAGCACTGGGCCTTGGGGAGTTCAAGGGGCTGAGTATTTTTTCCTTCCCAGCTCCTGGATGTTGATCCTAATGACCAAGAGGAGGATGGTGCCAATATTGACCTGGACTCCCAGAGGAAGGGCAAGTGTGCTGTGATCAAAACCTCTACACGACAGGTGAGCGTGGCTCAGCAATGAGAGactggaggagggtgaggatcggATGTGGCACAGGACTAGGGAGCCTTCCCTGAGGACACTAACTGAGACTGCCCCTGTAACTTGTCCACAGACGTACTTTCTTCCTGTGATTGGGTTGGTGGATGCTGAAAAGCTAAAGCCAGGAGACCTGGTGGTGAGTGGGGCCTGAGCCCAGGCAGTGCTTTTCTGGTGACTAGCTGAGCCCCTGCACCCGCCCCAGGTCACTGTTGGCTCTGAATCTTGGCAGAACAGCTCAGAGAGTCTGGGATTCTGCCTACTTGCTGTTTGATTCTTGTATTGCCCAGTCCTATGTCTTTCCCTCTGCAGACACCTGTCACCCAGTCAGTTGGGTAGCCCTTGAGCTGGGCCAAATCTGAAGGCCCTGTGCTGTGTCCTTAGGGTGTGAACAAAGACTCCTATCTGATCCTGGAGACGCTGCCCACAGAGTATGACTCGCGGGTGAAGGCCATGGAGGTGGACGAGCGGCCCACGGAGCAATACAGTGACATTGGGGGTTTGGACAAGCAGATCCAGGAGGTGAGGGAGGCACGGCAGCTGCCAGCGCCTTGTCAGCCTTTTAGTTTCTCCACGCCATTGATGCAGCTCATCTCCCTAATGTGTCTTTCATCCTCATAGCAAcctagggaggaagggaggggtgcCATGTGACAGGTGAGGAGACTGAAGCCCAAAGAGTTTAAATGCCTTGCCCAGGATCACAGAGAGACCAGAGCCAGGACTGGAGCTCAGGCTTCTGGTTCTTGgcccactgtcttttttttttttctttgagatggagttttgcttttactgcccatgctggagtgcaatggcgcgatctcggctcactgcaacctccgcctgccgggttcaagcaattctgcctcagcctctcgagtagctgggattacaggcatgcgccaccaagcctggctaattttagcggagtatttttagtagagatggggtttctccatgttggtcaggctggtctcgaactcccaacctcaggtgatccacctgccttggcctcccaaagtgctgggattacaggcatgagccactgctcccagcccctggcCAAGTGTCTTTCTGCCATATACTCCTGTTCCTGGAGAGTCCATAGCCAGCCTGGGTGGGGATGAGTGTTctgtgtcctcttttttttttgaaatggagtcttgctcggccgcccaggctggagtgcagtggcatgatcttggctcactatgagcgctgcctcccgggttcacgccattctcctgcctcagcctcctgagtagctgggactacaggcacccgccaccacgcccggctaatgtttttgtattcttagtagagacggggtttcaccgtgttagccaggatggtctcgatctcctgacctcgtgatccacccgcctcggcctcccaaagtgctgggattacaggcgtgagccaccgcacccggccttgtgtCCTCCTGATATGGGGAAAGAAGTGGGCGTGTCCCTGAGTTAGAGTAGGAGGGATGCAGATTAGAGTGGAGCCATGAAGGGTTGGGCTGTAGAAGCCCTCAGGGCTTCATCTCCTTACCCAGGACTTCCTCCTGGCAGCTGGTGGAGGCCATTGTCTTGCCAATGAACCACAAGGAGAAGTTTGAGAACTTGGGGATCCAACCTCCAAAAGGGGTGCTGATGTATGGGCCTCCAGGGACGGGGAAGACCCTCCTGGCCCGGGCCTGTGCCGCACAGACTAAGGTGAGTACTTTGGGAGGGATGCGGGGGAAGTGGGCAGGAGCAGAAACTCTACCAGATGGGCTCAAAGGGTCTGCCTTTGACCTGACTCTACCACCTTTTCCTGCCAGGCCACCTTCCTAAAGCTGGCTGGCCCCCAGCTGGTGCAGATGTTCATTGGAGATGGTGCCAAGCTAGTCCGGGATGCCTTTGCCCTGGCCAAGGAGAAAGCACCCTCTATCATCTTCATTGATGAGTTGGATGCTATTGGCACCAAGCGGTAAGGGAGGGCCAAGGGTCCCTAGCGATGTCTGTGGCGGTGGGGGGAAGTGGGTTGACTCTCAGTTGTGCTAAATTGTGGTTCCTTCCCACCCTGTATCCCCTCCTGCCCCTGGATGGTGGCTCCTCAACTCTTGAGATTCAAATTCCTAACTCCTGATCAACAGCCTCCCTGTTTCCCCAGCCATTCATTCCCACAGCTGCCAGCATGTTCCTTTCAAAACAGGaatctgggccgggcgtggtggctcacgcctgtaatcccagcactttgggaggccgaggcaggcggatcacgaggtcaggagatcgagaccatcctggctaacatggtgaaaccctgtctctactaaaaatacaaaaaattagctgggcgtggtggcgggcgcctgtagtcccagctgcccgggaggctgaggcacgagaatcacttgaacctgggaggcagagattggagtgagccaagattgtgccactgcactccagcctggttgacagagtgagactctgtctcaaaaaaaaaaaagaaaacaaaacaaaaaaagccaaagcAGGAATCTGGCCACCTTGCTCACATGAACCCACAGTGGTCCCTGACATAAACCAATCCTGTTAAAAAcccttcctggctgggtgcagtggctcactcctatattCCCtacactttggaagactgaggtgggcggatcacttgaggtcaggaattcgagaccagcctggccaacatggtgaaacccatctctactaaaaatagaaaaattagctgggtgtggtggcacgtgcctgtaattccagctacttgggaggctgaggcaggagaatcacttgaacttgggaggcagaggttgcagtgagccgagattgtgccactgcactccagcctggatgacggagtgagcctccgtttcaaaaaaaaaaaaaaaacccttcctgGGCCTCCCTGTTGCTCCCTGGGATAAATACTGTACTTGCAAGGCTCAACGTGTGCTGCCCTTTTGCACCTTCAACCTCATCTCGTGCCTGTCCCCAGCCTCCCCTGCTCTGGACTCCTGCCACGGTGTTTCCTGTGTTTCAGGCCCGCCGTGGCTCTTGCCCTGTTCTCCACTGGTTGGTTGCCTAGCTGGTGTGCTTTCAAACTTCATATCTCAGCCTCAGGGATACTTCCTGGGGGATGGCTGCCTGGGCTTTCCCGTACAGCACTGTCCAAGGCTGGGCCAGATCCCTGTGTTTCTAAGCGTTAGCTCAGTTTGCAAGTGTACATTCATCACAGTAACAGCCCAAGCAGTggctggttttgcttttttttttttttttttgagatggagtctcgctctgtcgtccaggctggagtgcagtggcgtgatctcggctcactgtaacctccgcctcctgggttcaagtaattctcctgcctcagtgtcccgagtagctgagattacaggtgcctgccaccacgcctggctaatttttgtatttttagtagagatggggtttcaccatctcacctggttggccaggctggtctcgaactcctgacctcaggtgataggcccaccttggcctcccaaagtgctgggattacaggcgtgagccaccacgcccagccttgccCACTGTTTTATCCTCAGCCCAGCACCTGATTCTAGGAGTCTCTTCAGTCTCTGAATGTGGTCAACAATTAATGACACTTTTTATGTGCCAGTCCCTGGGCTGGGGGCCCCAAGTTGAGTGAGCAATTTCCCTGCCCTGGACGGGTTAGGTGAGGCTTCcagggggtggaggaggggaggacTCTGCCTAAGCTGTGCCCTCACCAGCATCTCGGGCTTCCTGTGCCCTAGCTTTGACAGTGAGAAGGCTGGGGACCGGGAGGTGCAGAGGACAATGCTGGAGCTTCTGAACCAGCTGGATGGCTTCCAGCCCAACACCCAAGTTAAGGTGAGTATTAGCACTCCCAGGCGAAGATGATGAGGCTCAGAGGTCAGGAGCTGTCAGGCCCCCAGCTAGCGAGTGGTGGAATGAGAATTAGGATCTGTCTTTAACATCCCATGTGCCTCACCTGCACTCTGGGGGCTGCCTCTCTGCCTTTTTTGACCGTGTCTGCCCATCTGTGAACACTTTGCTCCTTTCAAGTTGTGGCTTCTCTTCCTCAGGTAATTGCAGCCACAAACAGGGTGGACATCCTGGACCCCGCCCTGCTCCGCTCGGGCCGCCTGGACCGCAAGATAGAGTTCCCGATGCCCAATGAGGAGGCCCGGGCCAGAATCATGCAGATCCACTCCCGAAAGATGAACGTCAGGTGAGCAGGAGCACGGGCAGGGCACAGAGACCTGAACAGGCGCAGGAGGATGTCTCTGCCACACTTCTCTGTACTGAGCTTC
Coding sequences within:
- the PSMC3 gene encoding 26S proteasome regulatory subunit 6A isoform X2, translating into MNLLPNLESPVTRQEKMATVWDEAEQDGIGEEVLKMSTEEIIQRTRLLDSEIKIMKSEVLRVTHELQAMKDKIKENSEKIKVNKTLPYLVSNVIELLDVDPNDQEEDGANIDLDSQRKGKCAVIKTSTRQTYFLPVIGLVDAEKLKPGDLVGVNKDSYLILETLPTEYDSRVKAMEVDERPTEQYSDIGGLDKQIQELVEAIVLPMNHKEKFENLGIQPPKGVLMYGPPGTGKTLLARACAAQTKATFLKLAGPQLVQMFIGDGAKLVRDAFALAKEKAPSIIFIDELDAIGTKRFDSEKAGDREVQRTMLELLNQLDGFQPNTQVKVIAATNRVDILDPALLRSGRLDRKIEFPMPNEEARARIMQIHSRKMNVSPDVNYEELARCTDDFNGAQCKAVCVEAGMIALRRGATELTHEDYMEGILEVQAKKKANLQYYA
- the PSMC3 gene encoding 26S proteasome regulatory subunit 6A isoform X1, whose translation is MNLLPNLESPVTRQEKMATVWDEAEQDGIGEEVLKMSTEEIIQRTRLLDSEIKIMKSEVLRVTHELQAMKDKIKENSEKIKVNKTLPYLVSNVIELLDVDPNDQEEDGANIDLDSQRKGKCAVIKTSTRQTYFLPVIGLVDAEKLKPGDLVGVNKDSYLILETLPTEYDSRVKAMEVDERPTEQYSDIGGLDKQIQELVEAIVLPMNHKEKFENLGIQPPKGVLMYGPPGTGKTLLARACAAQTKATFLKLAGPQLVQMFIGDGAKLVRDAFALAKEKAPSIIFIDELDAIGTKRFDSEKAGDREVQRTMLELLNQLDGFQPNTQVKVIAATNRVDILDPALLRSGRLDRKIEFPMPNEEARARIMQIHSRKMNVSPDVNYEELARCTDDFNGAQCKAVCVEAVSGQLGWVRRFVPSCPLPGQDGGIWLVETAEGRGLSLREPGKAFRRSDLDSVCPGCRA